The region TTCGCGATGTAGTCCCGAGCAGCCGCCACGCGCTGCTGATGTCCAACCGTGTACTGTGGAATGCACTTACGGAGCAGGTTCACCTTGTACGCATCGGGGCGCTGGTCGATTCCTAATATTTTTTGTACATTCGTCAGTGCAACGTCCAGGAGCTGGTCTTCGGAGGGATTCTTTCCAAACCACTGCTCGAACCACGCTCCACCCATCATGACCGTCAGGACGGTGTTTTCCTGCAtgtcgaagcagcagctatcGAAAATGACTCCCAGAATTGGCAGATTTTCGATCGGAGGTACCAAGAAGCCAAAACCGTCCTGCTTCAGCAGATCAGCTCGCCGATACTGCAAGTTAATTACGCAAACGTCGACGAATGGGATGCTGCGTAACGTGCCGGCCAGTTCCGGATGTTGCTGGTCCACATGTTTAGCAAGCTTGTAGCTCGGAATGCTGCTAACCAGATGCTGTAGGATGTGCTCCTTTCCATCCACACGTAGCAgtacacgatcacgatcaaatTTCAGCTCTTCAAACTTTGTCCCCGTTACTATGGACACGCCTTTGCTCTGCAGATCGGTAGCTAACGTGTCCGGTAAGGTTTGCAGACCTCCTCGGAGGGAATAGATGCTCCAGTTTTCCGACTTGGCTCGTTGCGCTAGCTTACCCAGCCCCGGTGTGGCCGCcgttggtttctttttgttaCGATTGACTAGCGCTTCCTTTAGCATCCCTTTGATAACGCCACCGTGTTGCTGTTCGCGTTCAAACAGCTCCTTCATGAGGAACTTTACGCTTATCTCTTTGGCGTTACCGGCGCAGATGCCGCACAGCATCGAGCTTACTGCGTAATCGGCAATCTCCTTGCCAAAGCGCCGATTCACGAAGGAATACATCGATTCATCCTGCAGCGGGGACTCCGATCGACCTGCCAGCAGATCGcggaatgcggccaaatagaGCGGCTTTGTGAAGGGTGGCATGGTTTTAAACAATCCACCCAGGGACGATGGGAGCAGATTTAACTTTCCTTTCGCGTAGATCATGCGATTCCTCGCGGCGGTGTGGCTGGAGCTGATTGAGTAAACATGATCCGCTAGGCCGAGGTGCTCTATCAGTTCCAGCGTGTTGGCGGCAGCGGGACCCTTTGGCCGGATTGTACGTGGGCCAGCCTCGAAGATGAAGTCGTCCTTCGCTGATCGTTCCGATCGGATCCAGCCGCCTACCCGATCGGATGCTTCGTAGATGGTCAGGGGCAGGGAAGCGGCTTTCCTGCGCAAATAGTGCCCCGCCGCTAGACCGCTGATACCGGCACCAAGAATTGCCGTCATGGTGTTGTTGAACTTAGCTGTACCGAAATCACATCTGCACCGGAACACTTTCCCGTTTCCCAATGACCGGCAAACTGATTACGTGTTATCATGAAATAGTCACAAAGGAGATGGATGCATTTTACGCACTGCACTTCTAGCTGCTTCTAGAACCGT is a window of Anopheles aquasalis chromosome 2, idAnoAquaMG_Q_19, whole genome shotgun sequence DNA encoding:
- the LOC126570464 gene encoding protoporphyrinogen oxidase, which translates into the protein MTAILGAGISGLAAGHYLRRKAASLPLTIYEASDRVGGWIRSERSAKDDFIFEAGPRTIRPKGPAAANTLELIEHLGLADHVYSISSSHTAARNRMIYAKGKLNLLPSSLGGLFKTMPPFTKPLYLAAFRDLLAGRSESPLQDESMYSFVNRRFGKEIADYAVSSMLCGICAGNAKEISVKFLMKELFEREQQHGGVIKGMLKEALVNRNKKKPTAATPGLGKLAQRAKSENWSIYSLRGGLQTLPDTLATDLQSKGVSIVTGTKFEELKFDRDRVLLRVDGKEHILQHLVSSIPSYKLAKHVDQQHPELAGTLRSIPFVDVCVINLQYRRADLLKQDGFGFLVPPIENLPILGVIFDSCCFDMQENTVLTVMMGGAWFEQWFGKNPSEDQLLDVALTNVQKILGIDQRPDAYKVNLLRKCIPQYTVGHQQRVAAARDYIAKHKLPIALCGASYDGVGVNDVILSARNNVETIFSS